From Sphingomonas bisphenolicum, one genomic window encodes:
- a CDS encoding MarC family protein has protein sequence MIELFISAFVTLFVVIDPPGCAPIYASLTSGANAAQRRAMAIRAVGIAAAILLVFALWGKQLLGVLGIALDSFRIAGGIMLFMIAMDMVFEKRTQRREDRANKITTEEPHVEDVSVFPMAMPMIAGPGSIATVMLLMSRANGMAERGVVLGAVVLTLALMLGALIAAGPLMALLGRKIEAVITRLLGVLLAALAAQFVIDGLKASF, from the coding sequence ATGATCGAGCTTTTCATTTCCGCCTTCGTGACGTTGTTCGTCGTCATCGATCCGCCGGGCTGCGCACCCATCTATGCCAGCCTGACCAGCGGGGCCAATGCGGCGCAGCGCCGGGCGATGGCGATCCGGGCGGTCGGCATCGCGGCGGCGATCCTGCTGGTCTTCGCCCTGTGGGGCAAGCAGCTGCTGGGCGTGCTGGGCATCGCGCTCGACAGTTTCCGCATCGCGGGCGGCATCATGCTGTTCATGATCGCGATGGACATGGTGTTCGAAAAGCGGACCCAGCGGCGCGAGGACCGGGCGAACAAGATCACGACCGAAGAGCCGCATGTCGAGGATGTGTCGGTATTCCCGATGGCGATGCCGATGATCGCCGGGCCGGGATCGATCGCGACCGTCATGCTGCTGATGTCGCGGGCCAATGGCATGGCGGAGCGCGGGGTGGTGCTGGGCGCCGTGGTGCTGACGCTGGCGCTGATGCTGGGCGCGCTGATCGCCGCCGGGCCGCTGATGGCGCTGCTGGGGCGCAAGATCGAGGCAGTGATTACGCGGCTGCTGGGCGTGCTGCTCGCCGCACTGGCGGCGCAGTTCGTGATCGACGGG